TGCCATATGGCTGTTTTCCGTAAGTGGTACCGAGGATAGCGTTTGGACCAAACACTCTATCGCCAAGATTTAGCCGTCCAGCTTCGATCAATTTAAACACCGCTACCGAAGTAATCGGTTTCGAGACGCTGGCTATTCTAAAGAGGTGATTGGTTCTGACTGGTTCATTGGTTGCTTGATTAGCAAGGCCAAATCCTTGAGCGAAGACTAATCGCTCTTGGTAGGTGAGAGCTAGTGATACTCCTGGGATCCTGTGATTGTTCATGAAGGTCGTCACAGTCTGCTGGATGAACGCTAGGTCACTATCGGACAAGTAAGGCTTGTGCCATATTACTGCATATCGCACTTCTCCGCGCAATGGATGTCCATTAACCTGAACTAGACGGAATCCCCTAGACAGCATGGAATTAAACTCAGTTTGGTACTCAGCAGGACTCAGGCCGTGGCGGGCTGACCATGTGAGATCTGGTCCTTTGATCCAAATCACCGCATAATAGTTTTGGCTGGCAACCTCGTATCCACTTACGCGCCACAGTATAAATCCTTGGTTGCTCCAGTGGTTGAACTCAGCCTGGTACTGAGCAGAGCTCAGGCCATGGCGAGCGACCCAATTGACGATTGGAGATTTATCCCAAATTGTTGCGAATCGAGGCTGACCAGCTACGGTATACCCGCACAGGTCTATTAGTCGAAACCCTTGCGAAATAAGGTTGTTAAATTCGGCTTGATATTGAGCTGCGGTCAAGTCATGGTGAGCGAGCCA
The nucleotide sequence above comes from Brevibacillus laterosporus LMG 15441. Encoded proteins:
- a CDS encoding serine hydrolase; the encoded protein is MAYAWQARHGLTSNQFQAEYNSLVSQGYRLIDISGFGVDGVDRYAAVWEQSPGPEWQARHGLSSADHQALFRTMTAKGYRPVRVSGYEVTGRDRYASLWEKTAGPEWLAHHDLTAAQYQAEFNNLISQGFRLIDLCGYTVAGQPRFATIWDKSPIVNWVARHGLSSAQYQAEFNHWSNQGFILWRVSGYEVASQNYYAVIWIKGPDLTWSARHGLSPAEYQTEFNSMLSRGFRLVQVNGHPLRGEVRYAVIWHKPYLSDSDLAFIQQTVTTFMNNHRIPGVSLALTYQERLVFAQGFGLANQATNEPVRTNHLFRIASVSKPITSVAVFKLIEAGRLNLGDRVFGPNAILGTTYGKQPYGKNIHQITVQHLLEHTSGWAQKQDPMFSHFNLNQDEPYHMDA